The following proteins are encoded in a genomic region of Acidimicrobiia bacterium:
- a CDS encoding YdcF family protein — translation MTDGSVLPQRRRRRWLRRVVGLVAFAGLAVVLCLGVTFVQVYRASIRDGAQPADAIVVLGAAQYNGVPSPVLQDRLDHALELYEGSLAPRIVLTGGRQKGDRFTEATAGYNYLRARGVPDEDLLKEVDGSSTWESLAASARFLVAQDLTTVVLVTDGYHAYRVEAIAEDLGLDASVSPSETRLSWRGELRQLGRESVAVALGRVIGYDRLFRLDNAMND, via the coding sequence ATGACCGATGGCTCGGTGCTTCCTCAGCGGCGTCGGCGGCGGTGGCTGCGCCGGGTGGTGGGGTTGGTGGCCTTCGCCGGGTTGGCCGTGGTCCTGTGCCTCGGGGTGACCTTCGTGCAGGTGTACCGGGCCAGTATCCGTGACGGTGCCCAGCCCGCTGACGCCATCGTGGTGCTGGGGGCGGCGCAGTACAACGGCGTGCCCTCCCCGGTGCTGCAGGACCGGCTCGACCACGCGCTGGAACTGTACGAGGGCTCGCTGGCACCGCGCATCGTGCTCACCGGGGGACGGCAGAAAGGTGACCGTTTTACCGAGGCCACCGCGGGCTACAACTACCTGCGAGCCCGCGGGGTGCCCGATGAAGATCTCCTCAAGGAGGTGGATGGCAGCAGCACCTGGGAGTCCTTGGCTGCCTCGGCCCGTTTTCTGGTGGCCCAAGACCTCACGACGGTGGTGCTGGTAACCGACGGGTATCACGCGTACCGGGTGGAGGCGATTGCGGAGGATTTGGGCCTCGATGCCAGTGTGTCGCCGAGCGAAACCAGGCTCTCTTGGCGCGGGGAACTGCGCCAACTCGGTCGAGAATCGGTGGCGGTGGCTCTCGGACGCGTCATTGGTTATGACCGACTCTTCCGCCTGGACAACGCTATGAATGACTGA
- a CDS encoding DUF1905 domain-containing protein: MAEGFGSLRVEVTIGATRWQTSIFPDNKRGAYVLPVKKAVRQAEDLGDASTATIELAVLE; this comes from the coding sequence ATGGCCGAGGGCTTCGGCTCGCTCCGGGTCGAGGTCACGATCGGCGCCACCAGATGGCAGACGTCGATCTTCCCCGACAACAAGCGCGGCGCCTACGTGCTCCCGGTGAAGAAGGCGGTCCGCCAAGCCGAGGACCTCGGCGACGCCTCGACGGCCACCATCGAGCTCGCGGTCCTCGAGTAG